In one window of Armatimonadota bacterium DNA:
- a CDS encoding S-layer homology domain-containing protein — MRRVSMRLRRIPQRRARRAVPLLSSLIVVALMSALALPVHAGAERAVCATPANQLSADVDGSRIVWSDDRSGNFDIYMKDLHTGLETAICTAPGSQADPAIYGDRIVWEDWRGVERDIYMYDLRTATETPICTDVNRQRAPDIYGDRVVWADSRNGFEDIYMKDLSTGLEVPICTAAADQYLPAIWGDRVVWTDSRNGNRDIYMYDLATATETAVCTDLAGQGAPDISYDRIVWQDDRNGADDIYMYNLVTSVESPVCLAAGFQESPTVWNDRVVWAEVRSGTRDVYMYDVPTATETAVCTADGGQFSPAIAGDRIVWADMRNGNYDIYLHDLDPSWGELQITTLATPEWVPRAWGHRVVYEDVRGDGDIYMYDLLTSTETPICTAVGSQGRPAIHGDRIVWHDQRNGNADIFMYDLATSTETPICTDAADQFEPVIWGHRIVWRDTRSGNDDIYMYDLAASTETALITHAASQMNAAIWGDRIVWADSRDGNWNIYMYDLATSTESPVCTNSAYQSRPDIWGDRIVWGDQRNGNDDIYMYDLATATETAVCTAAGAQFCPAIHGDRIIWQDTRNGNDDVYMYDLSAARESAICDDPSMVYYPEIWGDRVVWADYRNGSPDIYVHKLATVSFDDVVRTHPMWQGVETLYAMGVTTGTSTAPPLYSPADPTTRGQMAVFLCKAFGKTWYDPGAASFTDVPRGTNGQDDGPPYTGGLDADGTHIFYGWVERLADAASWGGTAPTGGYGDGTFRPTNNCTRGQTATFLSRAAGKLWYDPGAASFTDVPRGTNGVWDGGGSGGLDVDGTHIFYGWIERLADAASWGAYGAPTGGYGDGTFRPADQCTRGQMATFIQRGCDFEPPIR, encoded by the coding sequence ATGCGACGGGTCTCGATGCGGCTGCGCCGCATTCCGCAGCGGCGCGCGCGCCGCGCAGTTCCTCTCCTCTCATCCCTCATTGTCGTCGCGCTGATGTCCGCGCTTGCGCTGCCGGTTCACGCCGGCGCGGAGCGGGCGGTTTGCGCGACCCCGGCCAATCAGTTGTCCGCTGACGTTGACGGCTCCCGGATCGTGTGGTCGGACGACCGCAGCGGCAACTTCGACATCTACATGAAGGATCTCCACACCGGTTTGGAGACGGCGATCTGTACCGCGCCCGGAAGCCAGGCCGACCCCGCCATCTACGGCGACCGCATCGTGTGGGAAGACTGGCGCGGCGTCGAGCGGGACATCTACATGTACGACCTGCGGACGGCGACCGAGACCCCGATCTGCACCGATGTCAATCGCCAGCGCGCCCCCGATATCTACGGCGATCGCGTGGTGTGGGCCGACTCGCGAAACGGGTTTGAAGACATCTACATGAAGGACTTGTCCACAGGCCTGGAGGTCCCGATCTGCACCGCCGCCGCGGATCAGTATTTGCCTGCGATCTGGGGCGACCGCGTGGTGTGGACCGACTCGCGCAACGGCAACCGCGACATCTACATGTACGACCTGGCGACCGCAACCGAAACCGCCGTCTGCACGGATCTTGCAGGGCAGGGCGCTCCGGACATCTCGTATGACCGCATAGTATGGCAGGACGACCGCAACGGCGCCGACGACATATACATGTATAATCTCGTCACCAGCGTCGAGAGCCCGGTCTGCCTGGCTGCGGGCTTTCAAGAGTCTCCCACGGTGTGGAACGACCGCGTGGTGTGGGCCGAAGTGCGCAGCGGCACGCGCGACGTCTACATGTACGACGTCCCAACTGCGACGGAGACCGCGGTGTGCACTGCCGACGGGGGCCAGTTCTCCCCCGCGATCGCCGGCGACCGCATCGTGTGGGCCGACATGCGCAACGGCAACTACGACATCTACCTGCACGACCTCGACCCGTCGTGGGGTGAACTGCAGATCACGACCCTAGCGACTCCGGAGTGGGTGCCTCGCGCCTGGGGTCACCGCGTCGTGTACGAGGATGTTCGCGGCGACGGTGACATCTATATGTACGACCTCCTCACAAGCACCGAAACGCCGATCTGCACCGCGGTCGGAAGCCAAGGCCGCCCCGCCATCCACGGCGACCGCATCGTGTGGCATGACCAGCGCAACGGCAACGCCGACATCTTCATGTACGACCTGGCGACGAGCACGGAAACGCCTATCTGCACCGACGCTGCGGACCAGTTCGAGCCCGTCATCTGGGGCCATCGCATCGTATGGCGCGACACCCGCAGCGGCAACGACGACATCTATATGTACGATCTCGCCGCGAGCACTGAGACCGCGCTCATCACCCACGCCGCGTCGCAGATGAACGCCGCCATCTGGGGCGATCGCATCGTGTGGGCCGACTCGCGCGACGGCAACTGGAACATCTACATGTACGATCTCGCGACGAGCACGGAGTCGCCGGTGTGCACGAACTCAGCCTACCAGTCGCGGCCCGACATCTGGGGCGACCGCATCGTGTGGGGCGACCAGCGCAACGGCAACGATGACATCTATATGTACGACCTCGCGACGGCAACCGAGACCGCGGTGTGCACCGCCGCCGGCGCCCAGTTCTGCCCCGCCATCCACGGCGATCGCATCATCTGGCAGGACACTCGCAACGGCAACGACGACGTCTATATGTACGACCTCTCGGCCGCCCGCGAAAGCGCGATCTGTGATGATCCCAGCATGGTCTACTACCCGGAAATCTGGGGCGACCGCGTCGTGTGGGCGGACTACCGCAACGGCAGCCCGGACATCTACGTGCACAAGCTGGCAACCGTGTCGTTCGACGACGTCGTGCGCACCCATCCGATGTGGCAGGGAGTGGAGACGCTCTACGCCATGGGCGTCACCACCGGCACCTCCACCGCGCCGCCGCTGTATTCGCCGGCGGACCCGACCACGCGCGGTCAGATGGCGGTGTTCCTGTGCAAGGCCTTCGGCAAGACCTGGTACGACCCGGGAGCCGCGAGCTTCACCGACGTCCCGCGCGGCACCAATGGTCAGGATGACGGCCCGCCGTACACGGGCGGACTCGACGCCGACGGCACCCACATCTTCTACGGCTGGGTCGAGCGACTGGCGGACGCGGCGTCATGGGGCGGCACCGCGCCGACCGGCGGCTACGGGGACGGCACGTTTAGGCCGACCAACAACTGCACGCGCGGGCAGACGGCGACCTTCCTCTCCCGGGCGGCGGGAAAGCTGTGGTACGACCCAGGAGCCGCCAGCTTCACCGATGTCCCGCGCGGGACCAACGGCGTGTGGGACGGCGGCGGAAGTGGCGGCCTGGATGTTGACGGCACGCACATCTTCTACGGCTGGATCGAGCGACTGGCTGACGCCGCCTCATGGGGGGCCTACGGCGCGCCGACCGGCGGCTACGGAGACGGCACGTTCCGCCCTGCCGACCAATGCACCCGCGGCCAGATGGCGACCTTCATCCAGCGCGGCTGCGACTTCGAGCCGCCGATCAGGTAG
- a CDS encoding alpha-mannosidase codes for MPRKQAQRRATKGSAKERNPKDYTVHMIGNAHIDPIWLWRWQEGYDEIVSTSRSALDRMNEYPDFLFCRSSAGQHLPVEQDHPALFAEIEKRAREGRWHIVNGWWEQPDCNIPCGESFVRHALYAKRYFKQTFGAEVTAGYNVDTFGHCGTLPQILSKCGFTSYSFFRPGRHEKELPAGVFWWESPDGSRILACRPPVGYASGREDIEENITRAYEQIQEPLHHVMCFYGVGNHGGGPTIANIEAIHRVNARPDAPNVVCSTPDAFFVAIRKETDDFPVVRDELQHHAPGCYAAVSEVKRRNRHSEMLLMTAEKFAAVARRLCDLPYPQDDFARGWQRVLFNQFHDVLAGTSIKEAYEQDVYPWYDECDRLAGAALDKSLRAVSARIDTSGENPALVVFNPLSWTRGEVVTAKVPVARERGRSFPLRLLDHEGQEIPIQVGRILFEGARLYAEATFVAEVPALGYRIYRFERKPYAAADSKVTGGGCTIENEHYRLTVHPDTGGIASLYDKTNNVEAVTGGASPLVVIDDPSDTWSHGIDAFRDEIGRFHCGGRVEVIERGPIRSTIRMTSTWGASTVVQEFSLSRGARRIDWTLDIDWHEQLKALKLAVPVYVTESEATFEVPYGALVRPATGNEEPLQRWMDVTGDRGGKRYGVALLNDSKYGGDALGSEMRLTVLRSPVYAFHDPRIIEQGVTYDWTDQGKQTVRCALLPHQGGWQEACTVREGWALNVPLITRLEPAHDGDWPASQSFLAAEPGNVVLSVLKQAEDGDDFILRLYETDGRDGEVTIGLPTEGASCTFPLGRFEINTIRCSLCDGKLVAEEVDMLERKG; via the coding sequence ATGCCTCGCAAGCAAGCACAGCGCCGCGCCACAAAGGGCAGCGCCAAAGAACGTAATCCCAAGGACTACACCGTCCACATGATCGGCAACGCCCACATTGACCCGATCTGGCTGTGGCGCTGGCAGGAAGGATACGACGAGATCGTCTCAACCTCGCGCTCGGCGCTCGACCGCATGAACGAATACCCCGATTTCCTGTTCTGTCGCTCCTCGGCGGGCCAGCATTTGCCCGTGGAGCAGGACCACCCGGCGCTCTTCGCCGAGATCGAAAAGCGCGCCCGCGAGGGCCGCTGGCACATCGTCAACGGTTGGTGGGAGCAGCCCGACTGCAACATCCCGTGCGGCGAGTCGTTCGTCCGCCACGCCCTGTACGCCAAGCGCTACTTCAAGCAGACATTCGGCGCCGAGGTCACCGCGGGCTACAACGTGGACACCTTCGGCCACTGCGGCACGCTGCCGCAGATACTCAGCAAGTGCGGCTTCACCTCCTACTCCTTCTTCCGCCCGGGCCGCCACGAGAAGGAACTTCCCGCCGGTGTGTTCTGGTGGGAGAGCCCGGACGGCTCGCGCATCCTCGCCTGCCGCCCGCCGGTCGGTTACGCCTCCGGCCGCGAGGATATCGAAGAGAACATCACGCGCGCCTACGAGCAGATCCAGGAGCCGCTCCACCACGTCATGTGCTTCTACGGCGTCGGCAACCACGGCGGCGGCCCGACCATCGCCAATATCGAGGCCATCCACCGCGTCAACGCCCGCCCCGACGCGCCGAACGTCGTCTGCTCGACCCCGGACGCCTTCTTCGTGGCGATCCGCAAGGAAACCGACGACTTCCCGGTCGTCCGCGACGAGCTTCAGCATCACGCCCCCGGCTGCTATGCCGCCGTCAGCGAGGTCAAGCGCCGCAACCGCCACAGCGAGATGCTCCTCATGACGGCCGAGAAGTTCGCCGCGGTCGCCCGGCGGCTGTGCGACCTGCCGTATCCGCAGGACGACTTCGCGCGCGGCTGGCAGCGCGTGCTCTTCAACCAGTTCCACGACGTCCTCGCCGGCACCAGCATCAAGGAAGCCTACGAGCAGGATGTCTATCCGTGGTACGACGAGTGTGACCGCCTCGCCGGCGCCGCGCTCGACAAGAGCCTGCGCGCCGTCAGCGCGCGCATCGACACCTCCGGCGAGAATCCGGCGCTCGTCGTCTTCAATCCGTTGTCCTGGACGCGCGGTGAGGTCGTCACGGCGAAAGTCCCGGTCGCGCGCGAACGCGGCCGCAGCTTCCCCCTCCGTCTGCTCGACCACGAGGGACAGGAAATCCCGATCCAGGTCGGGCGGATACTGTTCGAGGGCGCCCGTCTGTACGCGGAAGCGACGTTCGTCGCCGAGGTCCCCGCCCTCGGCTATCGCATCTACCGTTTCGAGCGCAAGCCGTACGCCGCGGCCGATTCCAAAGTGACCGGCGGCGGCTGCACCATCGAGAACGAGCACTACCGCTTGACCGTGCACCCCGACACCGGCGGCATCGCAAGCCTCTATGACAAGACCAACAATGTCGAAGCCGTCACCGGCGGCGCGAGCCCGCTCGTCGTCATTGACGACCCCAGCGATACCTGGAGCCACGGGATTGACGCGTTCCGCGATGAGATCGGGCGCTTCCACTGCGGCGGGCGGGTCGAGGTCATCGAGCGCGGCCCGATTCGGTCCACCATACGCATGACCTCGACCTGGGGCGCCTCGACGGTGGTGCAGGAATTCAGTCTGTCGCGGGGCGCGCGGCGCATTGACTGGACGCTCGACATTGACTGGCACGAGCAGCTCAAGGCGCTCAAGCTGGCGGTGCCGGTATACGTCACCGAGTCCGAGGCGACGTTCGAGGTGCCTTATGGCGCTCTCGTCCGGCCCGCCACGGGCAACGAAGAACCGCTCCAACGCTGGATGGACGTCACGGGCGACCGCGGCGGCAAGCGCTACGGCGTCGCACTGCTCAACGACTCCAAGTACGGCGGCGACGCCCTGGGCAGCGAAATGCGGTTGACCGTTCTGCGCAGCCCGGTCTATGCCTTCCACGACCCGCGCATCATCGAGCAGGGCGTGACCTATGACTGGACCGACCAGGGCAAGCAGACCGTGCGCTGCGCGTTGCTGCCGCACCAGGGCGGGTGGCAGGAGGCATGCACCGTCCGCGAGGGCTGGGCGCTCAATGTGCCGCTTATCACACGCCTCGAGCCGGCGCATGATGGCGACTGGCCGGCTTCCCAGAGCTTCCTCGCCGCCGAACCGGGCAACGTCGTGCTGTCAGTCCTCAAGCAAGCCGAGGACGGCGACGACTTCATCCTGCGGCTCTATGAAACCGACGGGCGCGACGGCGAAGTCACCATTGGCCTGCCGACCGAAGGCGCGAGTTGCACCTTCCCCCTCGGCCGCTTCGAGATCAATACGATCCGCTGCTCCCTGTGCGACGGCAAGCTGGTCGCTGAGGAAGTTGACATGCTCGAGCGCAAGGGCTAG
- a CDS encoding class I SAM-dependent methyltransferase gives MASNNDPIAVWWERRWQERRAEARQVDWATTASQADAIVAILDLTPGQRILDIACGAGALDVELATRGLVVTGLDICPAALEIARSLAEERSAHANWICADMRDLPLGPFDAILLWDVLFGILPSDAENQRVLNGAARILCPGGRFYLEVYTKEFALRHGVEGNLVYSPDSDSFVSSGGERRLLPMRLYTGDALERMLESAGLRVIAEKGWGWRGDPPGPPYRGRTVISTGEDSPVRQAP, from the coding sequence ATGGCGAGCAACAATGACCCAATCGCAGTCTGGTGGGAAAGGCGCTGGCAAGAGCGCCGAGCCGAGGCGCGTCAGGTTGACTGGGCCACGACGGCGAGCCAAGCCGACGCCATCGTGGCGATACTGGATCTCACGCCGGGGCAGCGCATTCTCGACATCGCGTGCGGCGCGGGTGCGCTCGACGTCGAGCTTGCCACCCGCGGCCTTGTCGTCACCGGGCTCGATATCTGCCCCGCTGCGCTCGAGATCGCGCGATCGCTGGCCGAGGAACGCAGCGCGCATGCGAACTGGATCTGCGCAGACATGAGGGACCTACCGCTCGGCCCGTTCGATGCCATCCTGTTGTGGGACGTGCTATTCGGGATACTCCCCAGCGACGCGGAAAACCAGCGCGTGCTTAACGGCGCGGCGCGGATCCTATGCCCCGGCGGGCGTTTCTACCTCGAGGTCTATACCAAAGAATTCGCTCTCCGACACGGCGTCGAGGGCAACCTCGTATACTCACCCGACAGCGACAGCTTCGTCAGTTCCGGCGGGGAGCGGAGACTGCTTCCCATGCGGTTGTACACCGGGGACGCGCTGGAGCGAATGCTTGAGTCGGCGGGGCTTCGTGTGATCGCCGAGAAAGGCTGGGGCTGGCGCGGCGATCCCCCTGGGCCGCCCTATCGGGGGAGGACAGTGATATCCACCGGGGAGGATTCTCCCGTCCGGCAAGCACCGTGA
- a CDS encoding NUDIX hydrolase codes for MPGDEALREETVKSIRTFKGMLINVRVDRVRLADGGETRREVVEHPGAVAILPMLDDGRVILLRQFRQPAKEVLWEIPAGTLHQGEAPEDCARRELTEEIGREPERLEPLAQLYLSPGYSSELMHLFLARGLREAYGKADDDERVRPVTLDFDRVLDMIHSGEIKDAKTVCAVLLAQARR; via the coding sequence ATGCCCGGCGACGAGGCCCTGCGCGAGGAGACTGTCAAGTCCATTCGCACGTTCAAGGGCATGCTCATCAACGTGCGGGTGGATCGAGTCCGGCTTGCGGACGGCGGCGAAACGCGGCGCGAGGTGGTCGAGCATCCCGGCGCTGTGGCAATACTGCCGATGCTGGATGACGGGCGAGTTATCCTCCTACGGCAATTCCGGCAGCCCGCGAAAGAAGTGCTGTGGGAGATACCGGCGGGTACGCTTCACCAGGGCGAAGCCCCCGAGGACTGCGCGCGCCGCGAGTTGACCGAGGAGATCGGGCGCGAGCCGGAGCGCCTGGAGCCGCTGGCGCAGCTTTACCTCAGCCCGGGTTACAGCAGCGAGCTGATGCACCTCTTCCTCGCCCGTGGCTTGCGCGAGGCATACGGGAAAGCGGACGACGACGAGCGCGTTCGTCCGGTGACTCTGGACTTCGACCGCGTACTGGACATGATCCACAGCGGGGAGATCAAGGACGCGAAGACGGTGTGCGCGGTGCTGCTGGCGCAGGCCCGCCGCTGA
- a CDS encoding DUF2961 domain-containing protein — translation MFGNLGLNLGLGAIPLLNDGETRSISAENPNGARGAGAQAMPGPGSDGSDLGQGWKIRPCITLDAGSTTTLADIDGPGVIQHIWITMTAKGLRDCVLRFYWDDENTPSIETPIGDFFAQAHGLQYNVVSIPVAVNPTGGMNCYWPMPFRKHCKITVENQRWEAIEGFFYQITYGLNPVPDNAAYLHAQWRRSVTPRECPQHTILDGVKGQGHYVGTCLAWTQLANGWWGEGEIKFFMDGDKDFPTICGTGTEDYFGGAWGFQDTFSGPFLGYPLWQRNAPDVPRHGLYRWHIMDPIRFRRDLSVTIQALGWWPNAKFQPLEDDIASLAHWYQAEPHADFPQLPGIRERWPR, via the coding sequence GTGTTTGGCAACCTCGGATTGAACCTCGGACTCGGCGCGATTCCGCTCCTCAACGACGGCGAGACGCGGTCGATCTCGGCCGAGAACCCGAACGGCGCGAGGGGCGCCGGCGCGCAGGCGATGCCCGGCCCCGGCAGCGACGGCTCCGACCTTGGCCAAGGCTGGAAGATCCGGCCGTGCATCACGCTTGACGCCGGGAGCACGACCACGCTGGCCGATATTGACGGCCCTGGCGTGATTCAGCATATCTGGATCACGATGACGGCCAAGGGCCTGCGGGACTGCGTCCTGCGGTTCTACTGGGACGACGAGAATACACCTTCGATCGAGACGCCGATCGGCGATTTCTTCGCCCAGGCACACGGCCTCCAGTACAACGTCGTGTCCATTCCAGTCGCGGTCAACCCGACCGGCGGCATGAACTGCTACTGGCCGATGCCGTTTCGCAAGCACTGCAAGATCACGGTCGAGAACCAGCGATGGGAGGCCATCGAGGGGTTCTTCTACCAGATCACGTATGGCCTCAATCCCGTGCCCGACAACGCGGCATACCTGCACGCACAGTGGCGCAGGTCAGTCACCCCGCGCGAATGTCCGCAGCATACCATCCTTGACGGCGTCAAGGGCCAGGGGCACTACGTCGGCACGTGCCTCGCCTGGACGCAGCTCGCCAACGGCTGGTGGGGCGAGGGCGAGATCAAGTTTTTCATGGACGGCGACAAGGACTTCCCGACGATTTGCGGCACGGGAACCGAGGACTACTTCGGCGGCGCGTGGGGCTTCCAGGACACGTTCAGCGGGCCGTTCCTGGGTTATCCGCTGTGGCAGCGCAATGCGCCGGATGTGCCGAGGCACGGACTCTACCGCTGGCACATCATGGATCCGATCCGCTTCCGGCGGGACCTCAGCGTGACGATCCAGGCGTTGGGGTGGTGGCCGAACGCGAAGTTCCAGCCGCTCGAGGACGACATCGCCTCACTCGCCCACTGGTATCAAGCCGAGCCGCACGCGGACTTCCCGCAATTGCCCGGCATCCGGGAGCGCTGGCCGAGGTAG
- a CDS encoding class I SAM-dependent methyltransferase gives MTRESLPADFLDRLRALEDSYCAETDPIRQSGFSGGPERWRAEREPILEAVDRDGDFLDIGCANGYLLQCLVAWAGERGHRLTPHGLDFGRRLVAMAQKRLPEFAANFHIGNAWDWQPPRKYRYVYSLLDCVPEDYLGAYCRRLLERMVKRGGKLIIGMYGSRSRDVPPLNVAERLTQLGFEAQGTAYGGTPPLTSFAWVVR, from the coding sequence GTGACCCGCGAATCCCTGCCCGCCGACTTCCTCGACCGCTTGCGGGCGCTCGAGGATTCCTACTGCGCCGAAACCGATCCCATCCGCCAGTCCGGCTTCTCGGGCGGGCCGGAGCGCTGGCGAGCGGAACGGGAGCCCATCCTCGAAGCGGTGGACCGCGACGGGGATTTCCTCGACATCGGGTGCGCCAACGGCTACCTGCTCCAATGCCTGGTCGCCTGGGCGGGGGAGCGAGGCCACCGCTTGACGCCACACGGCCTCGACTTCGGCCGCCGCCTTGTTGCGATGGCGCAGAAACGCCTACCCGAATTCGCCGCGAACTTCCACATCGGCAACGCGTGGGATTGGCAGCCGCCGCGCAAGTACCGCTATGTCTATTCCCTCCTGGACTGCGTGCCCGAGGATTACCTCGGCGCATACTGCCGGCGTTTGCTCGAACGGATGGTGAAACGGGGCGGCAAGCTGATCATCGGCATGTACGGCAGTCGCTCCCGGGACGTGCCGCCGCTCAACGTCGCGGAACGGCTGACCCAACTCGGCTTCGAGGCGCAGGGAACGGCGTACGGCGGGACACCTCCGCTCACAAGCTTCGCGTGGGTCGTGCGCTAA
- a CDS encoding isoprenylcysteine carboxylmethyltransferase family protein, giving the protein MSQAPTTPAPEMRRSFLVRNRTRVGLALFLALLPALFFVQHPWPEETYVDFVLDSAGYMLAIAGVLGRLWCTLYIGGNKHETLQRTGPYSVVRHPLYVSNLLLGLALAALSENPIVLFVVVAYFWIQYRSTIRHEEAALEATFGESYREYARTVPCFIPKLSHFHSTPPASVNLSPLYAEAARCLAFLAVVPLFELIALLHESGVVPFISFP; this is encoded by the coding sequence ATGTCTCAAGCGCCGACAACGCCTGCGCCCGAGATGCGCAGGTCGTTTCTCGTTCGTAATCGCACCAGAGTAGGACTCGCCCTCTTTCTCGCCTTGCTCCCTGCTCTCTTTTTCGTCCAGCACCCCTGGCCCGAAGAGACCTACGTGGACTTCGTGCTCGACTCGGCCGGCTACATGCTCGCGATTGCAGGTGTGCTGGGCCGGCTCTGGTGTACCCTTTACATCGGCGGGAACAAGCACGAGACGCTCCAGCGCACCGGGCCCTACAGTGTTGTAAGGCACCCCCTCTACGTGAGCAATCTGCTTCTCGGCCTCGCCCTTGCGGCGCTGTCCGAAAACCCCATCGTGCTCTTCGTGGTCGTCGCGTATTTCTGGATTCAATATCGGAGCACGATACGCCACGAGGAGGCGGCGCTGGAGGCCACCTTCGGCGAATCGTACCGCGAGTATGCGCGCACGGTGCCCTGCTTCATTCCCAAGTTGTCGCACTTCCATTCGACCCCGCCCGCATCCGTGAACCTGTCGCCGCTTTACGCCGAAGCCGCGAGATGCCTCGCGTTCCTGGCCGTAGTCCCGCTGTTCGAGCTCATTGCCTTGCTGCACGAATCGGGAGTCGTACCGTTCATCTCCTTCCCGTGA
- a CDS encoding HEAT repeat domain-containing protein has protein sequence QPGILLALGARGDVAAFPVLADAARNRAGHMRLAAVQALGLLGCPKAVPVLAQAGRNASARVREAAVEALLAVADGADVTPQARQQGLRAARQLAVADAQKTAIDAIEGR, from the coding sequence CAGCCCGGCATACTCCTCGCCCTCGGCGCGCGCGGCGACGTCGCCGCATTCCCGGTACTCGCCGACGCGGCGCGAAACCGCGCCGGGCATATGCGCCTCGCGGCGGTGCAGGCTCTCGGCCTGCTCGGCTGTCCAAAAGCCGTTCCCGTTCTGGCGCAGGCGGGCCGGAACGCATCCGCCCGCGTTCGGGAGGCCGCCGTTGAGGCGCTGCTCGCAGTCGCCGACGGCGCCGACGTCACCCCCCAGGCGCGTCAGCAGGGTCTCCGCGCCGCGCGACAACTCGCGGTCGCCGACGCGCAGAAGACGGCGATTGACGCAATCGAGGGGCGGTGA
- a CDS encoding S-layer homology domain-containing protein encodes MNRRFASLVCSLIAVALLGMLAGPAAAVANERAICVTADSQQLPAIYGHHIVWAESGNGGSTGSDIYMKDLFTGVETAICTATGDQDNPAIFGDRIVWEDNRNGNWDIYMYDLATATESAICTDGAMQRYPGIWGDRIVYEDWRNGNGDIYICDLAAASESAICTNSAYQGYPAIWGDRIAWLDIRNGNSDIYMHKLAMCSFDDVPRGHAMWPGVEAIYAQSVTSGTSSAPPLYSPANNTTRGQMAVFLCNAFGKTWYDPGSASFTDVPRGTNGVWDGGGGGGLDVDGTHIFYGYIERLADAASWGGTAPTGGYGDGTYRPANTCTRGQMATFLCIAAGKTWYDPGSASFTDVPRGTNGVWDGGGGGGLDVDGTHIFYGWIERLADVASWASGEAPTGGYGD; translated from the coding sequence ATGAACCGCCGATTCGCTTCTCTCGTCTGTTCCCTCATCGCTGTTGCACTCCTAGGTATGCTCGCCGGTCCCGCCGCGGCGGTCGCCAATGAGCGCGCGATCTGCGTCACGGCGGACAGCCAGCAGTTGCCGGCGATCTACGGCCACCACATCGTGTGGGCGGAGTCCGGCAACGGCGGCAGCACCGGCTCCGACATCTACATGAAGGACCTCTTCACCGGCGTGGAGACGGCGATCTGCACCGCGACCGGCGACCAGGACAACCCCGCCATCTTCGGCGACCGGATCGTGTGGGAGGACAACCGCAACGGCAACTGGGACATCTACATGTACGACCTGGCGACGGCCACCGAGAGTGCGATCTGCACCGACGGCGCCATGCAGCGCTATCCCGGAATCTGGGGCGACCGCATCGTGTACGAAGACTGGCGCAACGGCAACGGCGATATCTACATATGCGACCTGGCGGCGGCGAGCGAGTCGGCGATTTGCACGAACTCAGCGTACCAGGGCTATCCGGCGATCTGGGGCGACCGCATTGCGTGGCTTGACATCCGCAACGGCAACAGCGACATCTACATGCACAAGCTGGCGATGTGCTCGTTCGATGATGTGCCGCGCGGCCACGCGATGTGGCCCGGCGTCGAGGCGATCTACGCGCAGTCGGTAACCAGCGGCACCTCGAGCGCGCCGCCGCTGTACTCGCCGGCCAACAACACCACGCGCGGGCAGATGGCGGTGTTCCTGTGCAATGCGTTCGGCAAGACGTGGTATGACCCCGGCTCGGCCAGCTTCACCGACGTCCCGCGCGGCACCAACGGCGTGTGGGACGGCGGCGGCGGCGGCGGCCTGGACGTGGACGGCACCCACATCTTCTACGGTTACATCGAGCGCTTGGCCGACGCCGCGTCGTGGGGCGGCACCGCGCCGACCGGAGGCTACGGCGACGGCACCTACCGCCCCGCCAACACCTGCACCCGCGGGCAGATGGCGACCTTCCTGTGCATTGCCGCGGGCAAGACGTGGTATGACCCCGGTTCCGCCAGCTTCACCGATGTCCCGCGCGGCACCAACGGCGTGTGGGACGGCGGCGGCGGCGGCGGCCTGGACGTGGACGGCACGCATATCTTCTACGGGTGGATCGAGCGGCTGGCGGACGTGGCGTCCTGGGCCTCCGGCGAGGCGCCGACCGGCGGGTACGGCGAC